One Mycolicibacterium fallax genomic window, CCGATCACGCCGACTACGCCGAGCAGATCACCGAGGTGGGCGCGGGCGAGCCGCGGCTGCGCCGGGTCACCGACGAGGCCGAGTTCGCCGGCCTGCCGATCTCGGTGCGCCGACCGACGACGAAGTACGAGGCCAAGGCCGCCGAAGTGGGCAGCCCGATCAACGAGTTCATCTGGGTGCGATTGTGACAACCACCACCGACAGCACTGAGACCGACGCCGTCGCCGACCGCCCGGCCACGCCGCCGCGGGTGCTGCTGGTGTGGGACGCCCCGAACCTGGACATGGGCCTGGGTTCGATCCTCGGCGGCCGCCCCACCGCCGCGCACCGCCCCCGGTTCGACGCGCTGGGCCGATGGTTGCTGGCCCGCACCGCGGAGTTGACCGAGGAGCTGTCCGCCGGGCCGGACGGGCCGGTGCTGCTCGAACCCGAGGCCACGGTGTTCACCAACATCGCGCCGGGCACCGCGGAGGTCGTCCGGCCGTGGGTGGAGGCGCTGCGCAACGTCGGCTTCGCGGTCTTTGCCAAGCCGAAGGTCGACGAGGACAGCGATGTCGATTCCGACATGCTCGCCCACATCGCGCGGCGGCGCGCCGAGGGGCTGGCCGCGCTGCTGGTCGCCTCCGCCGACGGGCAGGCGTTCCGGCTCCCACTGGAGGAGATTGCCCGCGATGACGGCACCGACGTCGCGGTGCTCGGATTTCGCGAACATGCCAGCTGGGCGCTAGCGTCGGATACCTTGGAGTTTGTCGATCTGGAAGACATCACCGGTGTCTTCCGGGAGCCGCTCCCGCGAATCGGCCTCGATTCGCTCCCCGAACAAGGGGCATGGCTGCAACCGTTCCGGCCGCTGTCGTCGCTACTGGCGGCCAAAGCGTGACACCGGACACGCATCGGGGCCACATACAGACTTATCGAACAGCGTTAGGAGCCTAGGTGTTCGCCTGGTGGGGTCGGATGGTTTTCCGCTTCAGGTACATCGTGATCGGCGTGATGGTCGCACTGTGCCTCGGCGGCGGTGTATACGGCATAACACTGGGTGAGCACGTCACCCAGAGTGGCTTCTACGACGAGGGCAGTCAGTCCGTGCACGCCTCGCTGGTCGCCGACGAGGTGTACGGCCGCGACCGGACCAGCCACGTGGTGGCGATCCTGACGCCGCCGGACGGCAAGAAGGTCGACGACCCCAAGTGGGCCGACGCCATGGTCAAGGAACTCGACTCCTTCGTCGCCGACAACAGTGATCAGGTGATGTCCTGGGTCGGCTGGCTCAAGGCCCGCGACACCACCTTCG contains:
- a CDS encoding NYN domain-containing protein; protein product: MTTTTDSTETDAVADRPATPPRVLLVWDAPNLDMGLGSILGGRPTAAHRPRFDALGRWLLARTAELTEELSAGPDGPVLLEPEATVFTNIAPGTAEVVRPWVEALRNVGFAVFAKPKVDEDSDVDSDMLAHIARRRAEGLAALLVASADGQAFRLPLEEIARDDGTDVAVLGFREHASWALASDTLEFVDLEDITGVFREPLPRIGLDSLPEQGAWLQPFRPLSSLLAAKA